The proteins below are encoded in one region of Haloterrigena turkmenica DSM 5511:
- a CDS encoding cupin domain-containing protein, with the protein MTDPQYFVEPDDVESLAFDWGVLKWLHTPDVTGGDRFSAGVVKLEPGKGHERHTHPESDEILYVLRGEGRQEISDETREIAAGELVFVPEGVEHGTVNTGWEPLLLLAVYAPPGPEAELRELPECEVVPAGELPSVETAASNDSDP; encoded by the coding sequence ATGACGGACCCACAGTACTTCGTCGAACCGGATGACGTCGAGAGTCTAGCGTTCGACTGGGGAGTCCTCAAGTGGCTGCATACCCCTGACGTTACCGGCGGTGACCGCTTCAGCGCGGGCGTCGTGAAACTCGAGCCGGGGAAAGGCCACGAGCGACACACGCACCCCGAGAGCGACGAGATCCTCTACGTTCTGCGCGGAGAGGGAAGACAGGAGATCAGCGACGAGACGCGTGAAATCGCGGCCGGCGAGTTGGTGTTCGTACCGGAGGGCGTCGAACACGGGACGGTGAATACCGGCTGGGAGCCCCTGCTCCTTCTGGCCGTCTACGCGCCGCCGGGACCGGAAGCCGAACTGCGGGAGCTGCCGGAGTGCGAGGTCGTCCCCGCCGGCGAACTCCCGAGCGTGGAAACCGCCGCTTCGAACGACTCAGACCCATGA